GACCTTCTTCGAGGTGCATCGCGCCGAAGGCACGCATCCGGGCGGCATCCATGTCGAGATGACCGGCAAGAACGTCACCGAATGCACGGGCGGCGCCCGCGCCATCACGGCCGAGGACCTGCACGACCGCTATCATACCCATTGCGATCCGCGCCTTAACGCGGATCAGGCGATCGAGCTCGCCTTCCTGGTCTCGGATCTGCTCAAGAAGAGCCATCCGATCCAGCACAAGCAGGTTGCCAACGCCTGAGTAGCGCCCGGCGCTTGTTCATTGGAAGCGCCGGCGAAACCGGCGCCTTTTCAATTCAGGCGGGTGGATCAAGCCTAAAGCGCGTCGCGATCTTTCAGATTCGCTCCATACGCTTTAGGTTTTTGATTTCATGCATGTCTTTGTCCCGAAACCGGTTCCCACTTTCGGGAGACATGCTTTAGCCGGTCATTCCGGGTCGGGCGGCCCGGGCGGGTCTCCCGGGAAACTCGATCTGCCGGGTGGAATGACAGCGAAGTTGATCTCCAGGGGCGGCGCCCTGAGCGACCAGTCGAAGGACACCGTCTTGACCGGCAGGCCGTCGGTCCAGGCCAATTGCTGCGGCGTGAGTGGCCAGCCTTTCGGCCACACCAGCAGCATTCCCTGATCCCGCAGGCGCTGGTCGGTGATCCATGGTGCGAGGCGCCTGTCGAGAGCCGTGAAGATGGAAGGCTGGTCCGCGGCTTCCAGCCCGGCGAGCCGGGCCACGCCGTCTTCGCCGCCGACAATGCCTAACGGCCCGGGCACCGCGTCATGCCAGATCGCCTCGGCTGTCCGCGAGATCGATTGCGCCGGCCAGCACATCGGCTGCAGGTGACCGCGGACGTTGCAGCCGGTCCAGCGGGTGACGGCGTAGGCGCTCGATACGGCGACCACGCATAGCAGGGCCAGCACCGTCAACCGGCGCAATTCCGTCGCTCCCAGCCGGTGGCCCAGGAGCGCGATCGCCAGGGCGCCCACGAGATTGTACATCGTCGCGCCCCAGGACTCGCCGGTGCCTGTGAACAGCGAGGCGATCATGATGAGGAGCGCTGGCCCCAGACCCATCCACGCCAGATAGATAATAGCGCGCCGCTCGGGAGCCGGCTGGGGCTGCAAGGGCTCCTGCGCGGGGCTTGTTCGCCGCCGCAGCAGGCCGGACAGAGCAAGAACGACGGGAACAGCGGAAAGCCCGGCAAGCTGAACGCCGATATAGTAAAGCCTGGCGCGGTGGGCGAGGACCCATTCGTTGCGGTGCGCGGCGTAGGTCAGCGGCAGGAAATCGAGTCGGAAAAGCTCGACCGCCAGCGGTGCCGCGATGCCAAGGAAAACCGCAAGGCCAAGCCACGGCCATGGGGTGGCGAGCCGGTTCCGGGCACGGCTATCGTATAAGAGCCAGATGCCGCCGAAAACCAGCAGCAAAGCCGTCGAGAACTTGGCGTAGAGTCCCAGGCCGGAGACGACGCCGAGGGCGAGCCACCAGCCGGGCCGTCCGTCGCGCGCGGCGCGCCACAACAGCCATGAGATGCCGGCCCAGAAAGGCATCTGTGCATAGTCGTGGTTGAATTGCGGGGTCGGCCAACCGAAGAAATAGATCGAGGGCATCAGCAACACCGCGGCGAGAGCGCGGGTCGACCCCATGATGTCGCGTGCGAGAAGATAGACCAGGATGAAAGTCGTCGAGATCAGCAGTTGCGAAAGCATATATTGCGGCCAGCGGAACGAGCCGGTCAGTAGATGGCTGATCTCAAGCAGCCAGCAGGGTAACTGCGGGTGTTTGTAGGTCAGCAGAACCCATTCGCGGCCCCACATGAACCCCTCGACGACGTCGTATGGCGGCCCAACATTGACGAGCGCCGGCATGACGGTCCAGCAAGCGATCTGGGTGAGGCACAAAAGCGCCAGCAATCGCCATGGATGCCGGATCAGTCCGTTCCAGATCGAAGGCGGATTGCGTTCCGCGGTGGCTGCCACCGGCCAAAGATGAACGGATTCGCTGGTTCTCGACATGCGGGCCTAAAACCACACCGGTGAATTTCTGAACAGTCCGATAGCAAAAGCTTACGAAAATGTATGCTGCCGCAACATTGTAAAACCAAGATTGCGATGGAACCCGTCGCCGGCGCTTCGGGCAGAACCGTGGCCGGCTGAATGTTGGTTGAGCCGGGCCTCCCAAGGCGCCGCGGTTCTAGCCATACGGGTGTCTCCATGCGTCACCAGCACGCCGTCATCCATCATCGCGGGCTCGACTTCTGGTCGGCGCGCGCGGCGGTTCTCGTCGTCATCTGTCTTCAGCTTTTGGTCATCAACAACCTGTCCTGCGGTCCGCGCTGGCTAGCCCCGACCGTCGAGGCGGCACTGCTGGTGCCCCTGTCGATCGCGACGGCATGGACGCAGATGCAGACGCGCACGGCTGTCGACCACGAGCATTGGTACGCGATCGGCCGATTGCGCCTCTACATCCGCCGCACGGCATTGGTGATGACCGGCGTCATCAGCATCATGAATTGCGGATCGCTGGTTTTCCTGGTGCGGGCGCTGCTGGAAGGGCATGCCGGCGCCGGCACCACGCTGCTCGTCGATGCGCTCAACATCTGGGTCACCAATGTGATCGTCTTTGCGCTGTGGTTCTGGAGCACGGACAGGGGCGGGCCGCCGACCTGTGGCCTGGTCAAGCGCGCGCAGGCCGACTTCCTGTTCCCGCAAATGACGCTGCCAGATAGCGAGATACAAGGCTGGCTGCCGGGCTTTGTGGACTATTTCTTCCTGGCTTTCACCAACGCCACCGCCTTCTCGCCGACCGACACCTTGCCGCTCACGCAGCGCGCAAAGCTCCTGATGATGGCCGAAGCGATGATCTCGCTCTTGACGATCGCGCTGGTGGCGGCGCGGGCGGTCAACATCCTGGCCTAAAACTGTATCGATATTCGGGTGAGGCTGGCCTGCGAATGGTGGCTTCCTGCGCTTCCGGTGCTCACGTACTGCAAGTACGCTCCGCTCCGGTTCTCGGAATCCACCCTTCTCGGCTCACCCTGACCCGAATCTCGATACAGTTTTTCCGAACTCAATGGCCGCGTTCCCAACGCATTCCAGCCAGTCGCGGATCGGCAAAAGCGGTGCGTGAGAATTCCAGCCGCTTATCGGGAAATTCGCAGATCGCCTGCAGGCCGAAAGAGCCGATCCGGATGCGCCAGGTCTGTGGCTCCAGCGGCCTGGCCTTGGCAAAGCCCTTGCACGTCAACAAAGCGATGTTGGCGCCCTTGGGATCGCGTACCGAGCGATAGCGGATCGCCTGTATCTCGGCTTCGCGCGCGACATCGGCGATCGCCTGACAGGCGGTGTAATCGGTGGGCAGCGCCCAGGCCTTCTCGTTCCGATCGAGCGGCGGCCGCGTCAGGTCGATCGCGCTCTCGCATTTGATCGCGGCGGCGAAGGCAGTGTATTCCGCCGCATCGTTCGGCCATGGCGTCGCCGGCGACTCCGCAAAGAACAGCAAGCGGTAGAAGGCCATCTCCGCCACCGCCGTCAGCACTGTCTCGGCCGCGTAGTAGACGCCTTTCGTCTTGCCCGCGCGACGGAAGCGCGAGCCGTAAGGATAGACGGAGCCGTAGCGGAAAGGCGTCGCCAGCAGATAATGGAGGTGGCGGCATTCCAGCGGGATATGGGGCTTGGTGTCCTCGACGAGGTCCTCGAGCAGCGACTGCTCGTCGAGCGTGTCGACCAGCTTGAGGGTCGACACGCGGTGCTGCGCCTCCACCATGCGCCAGTATTTGCCTTCGAGCCTGACGGCCTCAGACGAGAGCGCGCCGGGAGTCCAGGTAGGCAATGACATCGACAAGTCCGGCAATGGTCAGGATTTTCTCGAGCGGCGTGCCGTCGAGCGTGATGTTGGGATTCCTCAGCCATGCCCGCGCCACAGTCTCGTCGCCGCCGACGATGGCGTCGAGCGAGCGGAACAGGCGGACGAACAGCACCGCCAGCTCGAAGGGCTTGGTGCCGCGTTCGAGCAGGAACTCCTGTTTGCGCATGCGCGAGATCGTTGCCTCCGACACACCGATGACCAAAGCGAGCGTCCTGGCGGTGATATCGAGCAGGTCGGCCGCGCGCAGTGTGGCCTTGGTGATGACGGCGTTTTCGGCCGCCGTCGCGGCCGCGACTGGACGTTGCATAAGCGCACCCTTTCATTTCTGTGGAAAATATAGTCCACAAAAATTCTTCTGGAAAGGGTGATGTCAGTCTTTCTTGTAAAGCAGCCAGCCTTTGCCAGCTCGTCCGCCGGTGGCCGAGTGCCTTGTCACGCGGTTGCGGCCGCCGACCTTGGAGCGGTAAAGCGCGCGGTCCGCCTTGGTGTAGAGATCCTCGGGGTTTTCCGCCTCCGAGGCCATACAGATGCCCAGCGATACGGTGACGGTGCCGTAGTTCATGCCGGTCTGGCTGCTGGTGAACGGGGTCTGCTCGATCAGCGCCCGGATGCGCTCGGCGATCTCGTATGTGGCGTCCTCGCTGGCGCCTTCGACGATGAGCGCAAACTCCTCGCCGCCGGTGCGCGCGACGAACATGTCGGCACGCACGCTGGACTGGAAGATCTCGGCGATGATCTGCAGGATCCTGTCGCCGACCGGGTGGCCGTAGCGATCGTTTATGTCCTTGAAATGATCGATATCGGCAAGGATCAAGGCGTTGAACAGGATGCCGCGATTGCTGTTGTAGATCCGGGTGATCTCCTTGTCGAAGGCGCGTCGGTTCCACAGTTGCGTGAGCGGATCGGTGTCGGCAAGCCGTTTGTATTCCTCGAGTTTCGACTTGACGCTTTCAAGCTCGGCCGTCTTTTCGCTGAGCGTGCTGGCGATCTGGCGGCCATGGTCGATCGTCGAGCTGGTGGCGGCCGACATTGCGCCAGCGATCTTCTGCAGGAGTTCCTGCGAAAGCAGACTGCGGTTGCTCAGTCCGCTCGAGGTCTCGTCGAGCAGACGGCCGTATTTCTCGATATGCGAGCGCTCGCTGCGCAACAGCGCGGCGATGTCCTCGAGCTCCTTGGCGACCATCTCGCGGGCATGTTCGACGATGGCCGGTCCGTGATGCTGGGGGAAGAAGATGCGCCCGATGCCGTCGAGGTCCTCCTGGGTCGGTCGGTTGCTCAACGAGACGACGGCAAGGCTGAGTTCGTGATTGCTGCCGCTGAGCGCCTCGTAGAAGATTTCATAGTTGCGGGGCATGCCAAGCACGCCGAGCTGCCGCATCGTCGCCACGACGGTGCTGGCGATGTCGGTATTCCTGTCGGTGGGAACGGCTGCCGGCTGCATGTTCAGTTTCACTGCCCCTTCAGTGCGACCGGAGACCTGCCACCGCCGGGAGTCGCTAACTCGGGGATTTGAATCGGAATTGCGGTGCGACGGCGCGTCCCCAACACGACCTTCGCTTGCAGGAAACATAGATGCAGTTGCGCTAAAGTTTCCTTAATGGCCTGCATTTCCTCGATGTCTCTGCTACCTCAGGATGTAGAGTCGTGTGAGGCGCAGCTTTTTAAACGCGTCGCTTCGGTGTCGCATTTGCCTGCGCCCAGCCACTTCAAACCTGAAATTCTGGCGGCAATGGATCGGAGGATGGTCGAAGGAGGCCGGAAATGGACGACAACCACAGGGGATCGTGCCTGTGCGGGGCGGTGCGTTTCAGGACGAGTGGCCCGCTGCGCGGCGTCGTCTATTGCCATTGCTCGCAATGTCGCCGGCAGACCGGCCATTTCGTCGCGGCTACCGCCTCCAGGGATGCCGATATCGTCATAGAAGGGTCCGACGCGCTCAGCTGGTACGGTGCTTCCGATGTGGCGAAACGCGGCTTCTGTCGGACCTGCGGCTCGCTGCTCTTCTGGAAGCACAATGAACTGGACACGATTTCCATCATGGCCGGATCCTTCGAGAGGCCGAGCGGCCTCACGGCGGAAAGCCACATCTTCGTGGGCGACAAAGGCGATTACTATTCGATCGAGGACGGGCTGCCGCAGTTCGAGAAATCGACGCCGTCGATAAAGGTCGCCGACGGATGAATTTTGCGGCGGCTGCCTTATTCCCTTGATCCCGCCGTTGCGATATCCCCTCACCGTGACTCGAAACGAGGCTGGGCATGCAGCGGCTGGTTGACGCTTTCATCAATTCGGTTCGGGCCTTCCGCAAGTTGGCCGCTCACGAAAAGGCATTCCAGCAGGAGTTGCTTTTGCTTGCGCTGGCGCTGCCAGCCGGCTGGTTCATCTCGGTCTCCTGGCGCGGTTATGCCCTTTTGATCGGCGCGGTTCTGCTGTTGATCATGGTCGAAGTGCTCAACACCGGCATCGAGGCGGCCTGCGACGCGATCTCGCGCGAATTCCACATCGAAATCCAGCTCGCCAAGGATTGCGGGTCACTGGCGGTGTTGATTTCGATCGTGATCGCCGGCGGGGTCTGGGGAATCGCCTTGATCGAGCGCCTCACCGGCGCGCCGATCTGACTCCTGGCGGATCAGGATCCTGCCCGATCTTCCTTGGCGCGTTCGCGTCCGGCAAAATGATGGCCGACCAGCCAGGCAATGATTGCGACGCCGACGCCGACGCCAAGGGCAATGAGCAGGCGCTCATGCCGCTCGAACGCCTGGTCCACCATGCGCTCCGCGCCCAGGCCGAAGACATAGCCGATGGCGCTGAACAGGGCCGCCCAGACGGCGGAAGAGATGGCATTCAGGATGACGAAGCGCGGCATCGGCACGGTCGACAGGCCTGCAGCGATACCGCCGACCAGCCGCATGCCGTAGATGTAGCGGTTGGTCAGCACGAAGATGTTGGGATGGGTGTTGAGCAGGCGGTAGGCGCGGCTGAAGCCCGGCCGCCTGCGCAACCTCCTCACATAGCGATGCTCGGCGAAGCTGCGGCCGAGGGTGAAGAAGAACGTGTCGCCGGCGAAGGCGCCGAGGAAGGCGGCCACAAAAGTCTGCCACAGCACGAAGACGTGCTGATGAGCGAAGAAACCGCCAAGGATCGCGGCACTTTCGCCTTCGGCGACGCAGCCCAGGAAGACCGCGATCAGCCCATATTGCTCGATGAGGCGGTGGATGGTTTCGTTCATTCGGTTGCCGACCGCGCGGACAGTTTCTCGTCGATGCGCCTGATCTGTTCGGCCATGCGCAGGATCTCGTCTCGCATGCCGATGATCTCGCTGTGGCGCAGCTCGTCGAGCTTTTCATGCAGGGCCATGATCTCGATCTCGGCCTTCAGATTGACCTCGTAGTCGTGCGCCGCGTCGATGCGGTCGCGCTCGGTCTGGCGGTTCTGCGACATCATGATCACCGGCGCCTGGATCGCCGCCAGCATCGACAGCACAAGGTTGAGGAAAATGAAGGGGTAGGGGTCGAAGGCGTCGCGCGTCAGCAGCCAGGCATTGCCGGCAGTCCAGAGGGCGAGAAACGCCAGGAAGCCGAGGATGAAGGACCAGGAGCCGCCGATCCTGGCGATCGCGTCGGCGACGCGGTCGCCATAGGTCTCGTGGAAGGCGACGGCCTTGTTGGTGTCGCGTGTGATGGTGGTGCGCTCGAGCGTCGATTGAAGCACGCGGCTCTCGAGCGGACCAAAGCCGTCCGGCTTTCGCTTGAGCAAGCGGTTCGCCATGTCCTCGACGATCTTGTTCATCTGTCTTCTCCTTCGCCCGGCATCGATAGACGTAGAGGCTGCCGGGGCGGACGTGAAGTGCTAGATTGCGGCGAACAGGCAAGGACAACGATGCTCGATTTCCAGAAAATCCACGCGCGGGCGGCAAAGCGCAAGGGCGGGGAGGCGGTGCTCGCTCCGCTGCTTGGCCCTGCGCCCGACAACAAGGCGGTGGCGAAAGTCCCCGACGACCGCATTCTCTCCACCATTGCCGAGCGCATTTTCGCCGCCGGCTTCGTGTGGCGTGTCATCGAGCAGAAATGGCCGGGTTTCGAGGAGGCGTTCCTCGGCTTCGAGCCGAAGCGGCTTCTGTTCCAGCCGGACGACTTCTGGCACGAGTTGGCATCCGACAGCCGCATCGTGCGCAACCCGCAGAAGATCAGGTCGGTGCGCGACAACGCCGCCTTCGTCGACCGCGTCTCGAAGGAGCATGGCAGCTTCGGCAAATTCATTGCCGCCTGGCCGGCGGACGATCAGATCGGCCTGACCGCCTATCTGGCCAAGCATGGCAGCCGGCTCGGCGGCAACACGGGCCAGTATTTCCTGCGCTGGCTGGAATGGGACACGTTCGTCGTTTCCGCCGACATGGCGGCGGCCTTGCGCGATGCCGGCCTCGACATAGCCGAGAACCCAACCTCGAAGCGGGACCTCGAAAAAATCCAGGCGCAGATCAACCAATGGTCGGCCGAGACCGGCCTGCCGCGCCGCCACATCTCGCGCATCCTGGCGATGTCGATCGGCGAGAACCGCTCGGCGGAGGCGCTGCGCGAATATATGGGCGATTAGGGATACGATCGACATCCGTCGATCGATCATGAACATGATCGGCTCTGCCGATCGATCCTAATTGGCACAAGCGATCGCCATTGCCCGACGATTTCTGCCACGCTACATCCATTCCATGACCAAGACCGCTCCTGATATCCTGCGCATCGCCGTCGCCCAGCTCAACCCGACTGTCGGCGACGTCGCCGGCAATCTGGCAAAAGCGCGCGAGGCGAGGGCGGACGCGGCGCGACAGGGCGCCGACCTGGTGCTCTACACCGAGCTCTTCCTCGCCGGTTATCCGCCGGAAGATCTGGTGCTGAAGCCTTCCTTCCTCAAGGCCTGCGAGAAGGCGGCCGAAGATTTCGCCAAGGACACCGCCGATGGCGGACCCGGCGTCATCATCGGCACGCCGCTGAAGCGCAAGACCGGCACGCATAATTCCATCGTCGTCGCCGACGGTGGCAAGATCATCGCCGAGCGCTACAAGCTCGATCTGCCCAACTACGGCGAGTTCGATGAGAAGCGCGTCTTCCAGGCCGGACCTGAACTGCAGGGGCCGGTCAACTTCCGCGGCGTGCGCATCGGCGTCCCGATCTGCGAGGATATCTGGGGCGACATCGCGGTCTGTGAGACGCTGGCCGAAAGCGGCGCCGAGATCCTGCTGGTGCCGAACGGCTCGCCCTATTACCGCGCCAAGATCGACGTGCGCCACCAGGTCGTCATCCGCCAGGTCATCGAAACCGGCTTGCCGATCGTCTACGCCAACCAGCTTGGCGGCCAGGATGAGCTGATCTTCGACGGGGCTTCCTTCGCGATCGGCGCCGACAAGACGCTTGCCTTCCAGATGAGCCAGTTCGAGGACGCGATCGACGTCACCACTTGGAAGAGAGAGGGGAACACCTGGGTCTGCTCGGAAGGCCCGATGTCGAAGGTGCCCGAGCGGGAAGAGGCGGACTATCGCGCCTGCATGCTCGGCCTGCGCGACTACGTCAACAAGAACGGCTTCAAGAACGTCGTGCTCGGCCTCTCCGGCGGCATCGATTCGGCGATCTGCGCGGCCTTGGCCGTCGATGCGCTGGGCGAGGAGCGGCTGCGCACCGTGATGATGCCCTACCGCTATACGTCGAAGGATTCGCTGAAGGACGCCGAGGACTGCGCGCGCGCGCTCGGTTGTCGTTATGACATCGTGCCGATCTCCGAGCCGGTCGAAGGCTTCAAGCATGCGCTGACGCAGCTCTTCGAGGGCACCCAGGAAGGCATCACCGAGGAAAACCTGCAGAGCCGTGCGCGCGGCACGATCCTGATGGCGATCTCGAACAAATTCGGTTCGATGGTGGTCACCACCGGCAACAAGAGCGAGATGTCCGTCGGCTACGCCACGCTTTACGGCGACATGAATGGCGGCTTCAATCCGATCAAGGATCTCTACAAGATGCAGGTCTACGCGCTGTCGCGCTGGCGCAATTCGCATGTGCCGCCGGGCGCGCTCGGTCCTTCCGGCGAGGTCATTCCGAAGAACATCATCGACAAGGCGCCATCGGCGGAACTGCGCGAGAACCAGACCGACCAGGATTCGCTGCCGCCCTATCCGGTGCTGGACGACATCCTGGAATGCCTGGTCGAGAACGAGATGAGCGTCGACGACATCGTCGCGCGCGGCCATGACCGGGCGACGGTGACCCGTGTCGAGCACCTGCTCTACATCGCCGAATACAAGCGCCGGCAGGCGGCGCCCGGCGTGAAGATCACGCGGAAGAATTTCGGCCGCGACCGCCGTTATCCAATCACCAACCGGTTCCGGGATCGCGGTTGATCCCCGGCGAGATTGCGGCAGCGCAGCGCATGCAAGACATAGAAATCAGCTTCGACCTGTCGCGGATCGATTTCCGGGCAACGTCCGATCAGCTCATGCAAAGCTATTGGGGCGCGTCGCGGACCGACGAGGCCCACCGCCGGGCCTTCGACAACTCGCTCTGCGCCGGCGCCTATCTCGATGGCGAGCAGGTCGGCTTCGCCCGCGCGATCACCGACTACACGGTCTTTGCCTATGTCGCCGACGTCATCATCTGGCCACAGCATCGCGGTCGGGGGATCGGCAAGCGGCTCGTCCAGGCGCTGATCGATCATCCCGAAGTCAGCACGGTGACGCATTGGAGCCTGTCGACCGACGACGCCCACAGCCTCTACGAGAAGTTCGGATTCAAGGCGTCGACCGACGGACGCTACATGCGGCTGGATCGCAAAGCGGGCAAGCCGACGGCTTAAAGCGCGTCGGACTGAAACCAATTCAGCCGCTTCTGTGCGGCATGCACCAGGCCGCGCAACCTGCCGTTGTTGCAAATTCGTCTCAGTGCTTGGACCAGATGTCGTTTTGGCGACGGTCCGGCTTGGCGATCGGCCGATGCCTCCCTATAAGAACCTCTCCGCGATTCCCTTCCGGGAGGACCGTATGGCAGAATTTGACATCGTTATGCGAGGCCGCGAAGCCTAGGTCTGCTCGGGCTTTCCGAAGGTTTTCGGAGAGCCGGGCGCAGCACAGGCATTAGCCGCTGCCGGTCGCCGCCTCAGGGCAGGCGGCCTACCATACTGAACCTCCCGCTCTTTTGAGGCGCCGCAGGGCGCGGATGCGGGTTTTCCAATTTGATTTTACCGGGACCGGGCTCGTTTGCGCCCGGATGACATCATGGCTCGTTTCAAGATCGATCTGCGCGCCGGCGCCTTTCGCAGCGTGCTCGGCTTCACGTTCAGCCACTGGCGGCGCCAGCCGTGGCGGCTTTCGCTCATCATGGGCGCATTCCTGCTCTCGACGCTGGCCGATGTGCTGACGCCCTTCTATTCCGGCCGCCTGGTCGACGCGGTCGCAAGCGGCGCCGGGACCGATGAAGTCGCCTGGAACGCGGCGATGACGGCGTTCTCGATCCTGATGGCGTTGGCGCTGGCGGGCGTCGTGCTGCGCAATGTCGCCTTCCTGTGGATCGTCGAGCTGACGCTGAAGATGATGTCGGACATTGCCGCCGACGCCTTCCATCGGGTGCAGCGGTTCTCGACGGACTGGCACGCCAACAGCTTTGCCGGATCGACGGTGCGCAAGATAACGCGCGGCATGTGGGCGCTGGACCTGCTCAACGACACGATCCTGATCGCGCTCCTGCCATCGGTCGTCATGCTCGTCGGATCGACGCTGCTGCT
This region of Mesorhizobium sp. M2A.F.Ca.ET.046.03.2.1 genomic DNA includes:
- a CDS encoding DNA-3-methyladenine glycosylase I produces the protein MLDFQKIHARAAKRKGGEAVLAPLLGPAPDNKAVAKVPDDRILSTIAERIFAAGFVWRVIEQKWPGFEEAFLGFEPKRLLFQPDDFWHELASDSRIVRNPQKIRSVRDNAAFVDRVSKEHGSFGKFIAAWPADDQIGLTAYLAKHGSRLGGNTGQYFLRWLEWDTFVVSADMAAALRDAGLDIAENPTSKRDLEKIQAQINQWSAETGLPRRHISRILAMSIGENRSAEALREYMGD
- a CDS encoding diacylglycerol kinase — its product is MQRLVDAFINSVRAFRKLAAHEKAFQQELLLLALALPAGWFISVSWRGYALLIGAVLLLIMVEVLNTGIEAACDAISREFHIEIQLAKDCGSLAVLISIVIAGGVWGIALIERLTGAPI
- a CDS encoding DedA family protein — protein: MNETIHRLIEQYGLIAVFLGCVAEGESAAILGGFFAHQHVFVLWQTFVAAFLGAFAGDTFFFTLGRSFAEHRYVRRLRRRPGFSRAYRLLNTHPNIFVLTNRYIYGMRLVGGIAAGLSTVPMPRFVILNAISSAVWAALFSAIGYVFGLGAERMVDQAFERHERLLIALGVGVGVAIIAWLVGHHFAGRERAKEDRAGS
- a CDS encoding NAD+ synthase, which gives rise to MTKTAPDILRIAVAQLNPTVGDVAGNLAKAREARADAARQGADLVLYTELFLAGYPPEDLVLKPSFLKACEKAAEDFAKDTADGGPGVIIGTPLKRKTGTHNSIVVADGGKIIAERYKLDLPNYGEFDEKRVFQAGPELQGPVNFRGVRIGVPICEDIWGDIAVCETLAESGAEILLVPNGSPYYRAKIDVRHQVVIRQVIETGLPIVYANQLGGQDELIFDGASFAIGADKTLAFQMSQFEDAIDVTTWKREGNTWVCSEGPMSKVPEREEADYRACMLGLRDYVNKNGFKNVVLGLSGGIDSAICAALAVDALGEERLRTVMMPYRYTSKDSLKDAEDCARALGCRYDIVPISEPVEGFKHALTQLFEGTQEGITEENLQSRARGTILMAISNKFGSMVVTTGNKSEMSVGYATLYGDMNGGFNPIKDLYKMQVYALSRWRNSHVPPGALGPSGEVIPKNIIDKAPSAELRENQTDQDSLPPYPVLDDILECLVENEMSVDDIVARGHDRATVTRVEHLLYIAEYKRRQAAPGVKITRKNFGRDRRYPITNRFRDRG
- a CDS encoding DUF1003 domain-containing protein encodes the protein MNKIVEDMANRLLKRKPDGFGPLESRVLQSTLERTTITRDTNKAVAFHETYGDRVADAIARIGGSWSFILGFLAFLALWTAGNAWLLTRDAFDPYPFIFLNLVLSMLAAIQAPVIMMSQNRQTERDRIDAAHDYEVNLKAEIEIMALHEKLDELRHSEIIGMRDEILRMAEQIRRIDEKLSARSATE
- a CDS encoding diguanylate cyclase, with the protein product MQPAAVPTDRNTDIASTVVATMRQLGVLGMPRNYEIFYEALSGSNHELSLAVVSLSNRPTQEDLDGIGRIFFPQHHGPAIVEHAREMVAKELEDIAALLRSERSHIEKYGRLLDETSSGLSNRSLLSQELLQKIAGAMSAATSSTIDHGRQIASTLSEKTAELESVKSKLEEYKRLADTDPLTQLWNRRAFDKEITRIYNSNRGILFNALILADIDHFKDINDRYGHPVGDRILQIIAEIFQSSVRADMFVARTGGEEFALIVEGASEDATYEIAERIRALIEQTPFTSSQTGMNYGTVTVSLGICMASEAENPEDLYTKADRALYRSKVGGRNRVTRHSATGGRAGKGWLLYKKD
- a CDS encoding glycosyltransferase family 39 protein, which gives rise to MSRTSESVHLWPVAATAERNPPSIWNGLIRHPWRLLALLCLTQIACWTVMPALVNVGPPYDVVEGFMWGREWVLLTYKHPQLPCWLLEISHLLTGSFRWPQYMLSQLLISTTFILVYLLARDIMGSTRALAAVLLMPSIYFFGWPTPQFNHDYAQMPFWAGISWLLWRAARDGRPGWWLALGVVSGLGLYAKFSTALLLVFGGIWLLYDSRARNRLATPWPWLGLAVFLGIAAPLAVELFRLDFLPLTYAAHRNEWVLAHRARLYYIGVQLAGLSAVPVVLALSGLLRRRTSPAQEPLQPQPAPERRAIIYLAWMGLGPALLIMIASLFTGTGESWGATMYNLVGALAIALLGHRLGATELRRLTVLALLCVVAVSSAYAVTRWTGCNVRGHLQPMCWPAQSISRTAEAIWHDAVPGPLGIVGGEDGVARLAGLEAADQPSIFTALDRRLAPWITDQRLRDQGMLLVWPKGWPLTPQQLAWTDGLPVKTVSFDWSLRAPPLEINFAVIPPGRSSFPGDPPGPPDPE
- a CDS encoding GNAT family N-acetyltransferase, encoding MQDIEISFDLSRIDFRATSDQLMQSYWGASRTDEAHRRAFDNSLCAGAYLDGEQVGFARAITDYTVFAYVADVIIWPQHRGRGIGKRLVQALIDHPEVSTVTHWSLSTDDAHSLYEKFGFKASTDGRYMRLDRKAGKPTA
- a CDS encoding GFA family protein, whose protein sequence is MDDNHRGSCLCGAVRFRTSGPLRGVVYCHCSQCRRQTGHFVAATASRDADIVIEGSDALSWYGASDVAKRGFCRTCGSLLFWKHNELDTISIMAGSFERPSGLTAESHIFVGDKGDYYSIEDGLPQFEKSTPSIKVADG
- a CDS encoding RES family NAD+ phosphorylase; this encodes MSLPTWTPGALSSEAVRLEGKYWRMVEAQHRVSTLKLVDTLDEQSLLEDLVEDTKPHIPLECRHLHYLLATPFRYGSVYPYGSRFRRAGKTKGVYYAAETVLTAVAEMAFYRLLFFAESPATPWPNDAAEYTAFAAAIKCESAIDLTRPPLDRNEKAWALPTDYTACQAIADVAREAEIQAIRYRSVRDPKGANIALLTCKGFAKARPLEPQTWRIRIGSFGLQAICEFPDKRLEFSRTAFADPRLAGMRWERGH
- a CDS encoding antitoxin Xre/MbcA/ParS toxin-binding domain-containing protein, producing the protein MQRPVAAATAAENAVITKATLRAADLLDITARTLALVIGVSEATISRMRKQEFLLERGTKPFELAVLFVRLFRSLDAIVGGDETVARAWLRNPNITLDGTPLEKILTIAGLVDVIAYLDSRRALV